In the genome of Desulfonauticus submarinus, the window GCCAGGACATAAAGCTATTTTTCTAAAATCATCCTTAAGATCAGGGCCAAACAAGGGATGAGAACCTACAACAGGTCCTGAAAAACTTTCTTCCATCATTTGCAAAGGTAAAACTTTTACTGAACAAATATCCATCAAAATTTGAGAACTATGAAGATAAAAAGAAATTTCTTTTAAAACATTTGTTAACGACTTAATAGGAACGCAAAGCAATATTAAATCACTCCTTGAAAGGGCATCTTCTATATCTTGTAGGTTTAAGGGCAAATCAAATCCATATACCAAGTAACCTGAATTTTTAGCTTTTTTAAAAAATAACCTTCCCATCTGTCCTCTTGAACCAAAAATAGTAATTTGCTTTATTGACTTAAGCATAGGCTAATATCTCGTTTATTATAGAGAAAAAATTAGGAAAAGATTTAGCCACACAATCTGGATTATCCAAAATCACTTCTATTCCTTTAAAACGATATAAACTTAAGCTCATAGCCACTCTATGATCATTGTAAGAATGAAAATAACACTTTTTTCTTAAATGTTCTTGAGGCACAATCTCTAATTTATCCGCCTCTATGTATGTTTTTGTCCCTGTTTTACTTATTTCTTTTGCCATAGCTTCTAATCTATCGCTTTCTTTAATCCTCAAATGAGCAACATTTTTAATAACTGTTTTTCCTTTTGCCAAAGAAGCCAACACAGCTACTGTTGGAACAAGGTCAGGACACAATCCCATATCCACCTCTATTCCCGTTAAAAAAGAAGGATATGCCACTACCCCTTCTTTTTTAATCTCTAATTTAGCTCCCATATTCTTTAAAATATCTAAAATAGCCCTATCCCCTTGAAGAGACTTTAAATTAAGTCCTTGGACATAAATAGGCTTTCTACCTAAAACTCCTGCACCTAAAAGATAAGAAGCATTGCTAAAATCTCCTTCTACCTTAAAACAAGTCGATTTCAACGTCTTTGGGAAAACAATAAATCTTATTTTACCGGGTATAACAGCTTTAATTTCTCTAAAATCTTTATTTAGCCATTTATTATTTTCAAAAACCTGAACCTTAAATTTACCGCCAAAATTTTCTAACACCTCTAAAGTCAAACCAACATAAGGCCAAGACACAGCCTTTTTACCTATCACCTCAATAGTAATCTCTCTCTTTGCTAAAACAGCACCTAAAATTAACCCAGATAAATATTGACTAGATTGTTCTAAAGAGACTTGTAAGCATCCACCATTTAACCCCACCGAATCTAATATAAAAGGAGGGCACTTGGCCTTCTTTAAATAAGTAAAAGTTGTCCCAGTATTTTTTACTGCCTTTTCTAAACCATCTATAGGTCGTTCTCCCATTCTTCCTGCTGGGACAAATTCAAACTTTCCTCTAGCACCACAAAGCAAACCTGTAATCAACCGAAAGGTCGTTCCTGACTCTCCACCATAAAGACATATCTTATTTGAAAAATTAAACTTTTTCCCTCTACCCTTTACCAACAATAAAGAACCTTTTGTTTCTATTTTAACCCCTAACGATAATAAACACTCTCTTGTCCTTAAAATATCTTCACTTTGCAACACATTATCTAAACAAGATTCTCCATCTGCTAAAGCTGCACAAAGAAGCGCTCTATGCGAAATAGATTTAGAAGGAGGAGCTTCTATAGTTAATATTTTATCTGAATTATACTCTTGCATCCAAATATTCTCCACTAGGATAACTACCCAATACTTTTAAAGTATGGCACATTATACCTAAATCATATATTAAATTTTTATATTCATTGCTGGTTAAATCACACTCTACATCTGCGAAAAAAACATATTTCCACTTTTCACCTCTTAAAGGCCTAGACTCTAATTTTTTTAAATTAATGCGTTCTCTAGCAAAAATTTGTAATACCTCAAAAAGAGCACCTGGCTTATCTGGCAAAGTAAAAACAATAGAAGTCTTTTCTTTTCCCTCTTTTTCTGAAGGAGAGGACGCTATAATCAAAAATCTTGTCCAATTATCTGGAAGATCTTCTATTCGAGCAGCTAAGATATTAAGATCAAACAAATTAGCTAATTTCCTATTACCAATAGCAGCCAAATTCTCGTTTTGACATACCTTTTGAGCAGCCTGAGCAGTACTAGGCATAGGCACTAACTCAGCATCTGGGAGATTAAGCTTTAGCCACGTACTACACTGTTCAAGAGCTTGAGGATGAGAAAGCACCTTTGTAATAGTTTCCATCTTTTTTGCTTTAGAAAGCAAACTATGACTGACCCGATAATAAAATTCTGCATGAATAAAAACATCATAACGCATAAAAAAATCTAAACTTTGTCCAACACTTCCTTGTAAAGAATTTTCTAACGGAACAATTCCCAATTCTGCTTCTCCATCCACAACACCCTTAAAAATTTCTTCAATATTCCTTTTAGGTAAATAATCTAAACTCTGTCCCAAATATTCTAAACCAGCTAGATGAGAAAATGTTCCTTCTGGGCCAAGAAACAAAACAACCTGAGGACGTTGTAAACGTCTAGAAGAAGACAAAATCTCTCTATAAATAGCTAAAAGGTGTTCTTTAGGAAGGGGACCTATATTTTGCTTAAGAAGATTTTTTAAAATTTCTCGTTCTCTAAATGGTTTAAAAACAATATCATCAGAATTAGCTTTTATTTTACCCACCTTTAAACTAAGTTCTGCCCTCTGATTAAGTAATTCCACTAACTTAGTGTCTATAATATTTAATTTTTGGCGAAT includes:
- the aroA gene encoding 3-phosphoshikimate 1-carboxyvinyltransferase, giving the protein MQEYNSDKILTIEAPPSKSISHRALLCAALADGESCLDNVLQSEDILRTRECLLSLGVKIETKGSLLLVKGRGKKFNFSNKICLYGGESGTTFRLITGLLCGARGKFEFVPAGRMGERPIDGLEKAVKNTGTTFTYLKKAKCPPFILDSVGLNGGCLQVSLEQSSQYLSGLILGAVLAKREITIEVIGKKAVSWPYVGLTLEVLENFGGKFKVQVFENNKWLNKDFREIKAVIPGKIRFIVFPKTLKSTCFKVEGDFSNASYLLGAGVLGRKPIYVQGLNLKSLQGDRAILDILKNMGAKLEIKKEGVVAYPSFLTGIEVDMGLCPDLVPTVAVLASLAKGKTVIKNVAHLRIKESDRLEAMAKEISKTGTKTYIEADKLEIVPQEHLRKKCYFHSYNDHRVAMSLSLYRFKGIEVILDNPDCVAKSFPNFFSIINEILAYA
- the pheA gene encoding prephenate dehydratase, which produces MKNRVMETLEEIRQKLNIIDTKLVELLNQRAELSLKVGKIKANSDDIVFKPFREREILKNLLKQNIGPLPKEHLLAIYREILSSSRRLQRPQVVLFLGPEGTFSHLAGLEYLGQSLDYLPKRNIEEIFKGVVDGEAELGIVPLENSLQGSVGQSLDFFMRYDVFIHAEFYYRVSHSLLSKAKKMETITKVLSHPQALEQCSTWLKLNLPDAELVPMPSTAQAAQKVCQNENLAAIGNRKLANLFDLNILAARIEDLPDNWTRFLIIASSPSEKEGKEKTSIVFTLPDKPGALFEVLQIFARERINLKKLESRPLRGEKWKYVFFADVECDLTSNEYKNLIYDLGIMCHTLKVLGSYPSGEYLDARV